Proteins encoded by one window of Manihot esculenta cultivar AM560-2 chromosome 10, M.esculenta_v8, whole genome shotgun sequence:
- the LOC110624127 gene encoding ADP-ribosylation factor — protein MVAMGKIVSRLAKQFLAKCKVRILMVGLDASGKTTILYKLKLGEMVSTVPTIGFNVETVDYKNISFSVWDVGGQKKIRPLWKHYLKNIEGLIFVVDSNDRDRISEARNELHQILGDSELRDATILVFANKQDIQDAMRVDEVADKLGLHALRQHCWYIQSCSALAGQGLYEGLAWLANNIANKAT, from the exons ATGGTTGCTATGGGCAAAATCGTATCACGGCTTGCAAAACAGTTTCTTGCAAAGTGTAAAGTCAGGATTTTGATGGTGGGGCTAGATGCATCTGGGAAGACAACCATTTTATACAAGCTGAAGCTAGGAGAAATGGTTTCAACGGTTCCCACAATTG GCTTCAATGTTGAGACAGTGGACTACAAAAACATAAGCTTTAGCGTTTGGGATGTAGGAGGACAAAAAAAG ATTAGGCCTTTATGGAAACATTACTTAAAGAACATTGAAGGACTAATCTTCGTCGTGGATAGCAACGATAGAGATAGAATCTCAGAAGCACGCAATGAGCTGCATCAGATTTTAGGTGAT AGTGAGCTAAGGGATGCAACAATACTTGTATTTGCCAACAAGCAAGATATTCAGGATGCTATGCGTGTTGATGAGGTTGCAGATAAACTTGGGCTCCATGCTCTTCGCCAACATTGCTG GTACATCCAGAGTTGTTCTGCCTTGGCTGGACAAGGACTCTATGAGGGTCTAGCTTGGCTAGCCAACAATATCGCTAACAAGGCAACATGA